Genomic DNA from Thalassoroseus pseudoceratinae:
TCGATCAATCTACTATCGGCCCTCTTCGTCAGCTCGGCGTCCCATGCGTCGATGTCCGGTGCAGCGGTCGGTTTCCAGGAATCCCCCAAGTTGAAACGGATGATCGTTTGGTCGCGGAACTGGCGTTCGAACATCTTTGGGACCGTGGTTTTCGCCGGTTTGCGTTTTGCGGGTTTCAGTTCGCTCATTACTCCGACACGCGAGTTCAGTATTTCCGAGAACTCGTTGAAGAGACCGGCTGCCCGCTCTCAATCTATGAGACACCTGGGGAACGGAATGCTTCCCTATCGGTGCTCGAAAAATCCGGCTTGGTCGACGCCGAAGCGATGTCAACTTGGTTGGGCTCACTCCAGCCGCCGACGGGTCTTTTTGTTTGTAACGATATTCGAGGACAGCAGGTCCTCAATGTTTGTCGAGGGGTAGGGCTAGCTGTCCCGGATGATATCGGAGTCATTGGAGTCGATGACGATGACGCGATCTGCCCGCTTAGTGATCCACCGTTATCAAGTGTTCGTCCAGACGCCGAACGGGTTGGCTACCGTGCTGCCGAAATCTTGGACGCCATGTTAAACGGTCGGGCTGTACCCGAAGTTGTCGAATACATCCCCCCAAAACGTGTTGTTCAACGGATGTCGACACAAGTCAGCGCAATCGAAGATCGGGAAGTCGCCCGTATCTGTCGATTCATTCGTGAACATGCCTGTGATGGCATTGATGTGAGTGACGTTGTGCAATACTCAACGCTGTCAAGACGACAGCTGGAACGCCGGTTTCGTAGCGAACTCAACCGCACTCCACACGAAGAAATTACGAATTCGCAAATTGCTAAGGTCAAACAATTGTTGACCGAGACAGACATGACGCTTGAGCAAATCACGCCTTTAGCAGGATACTCGCACAAAGAAAGCCTTAGTGCAGTTTTCAAGCGAGAGGTCGGCGAAACACCTGGCGAGTACCGGCGACGACTAAATTCAATCTCAGATTAGACGACACACGACCTCACAGTCTGATCCACACTGGCCCGAGGTTTCGGACAACTCTTGGCATCATCAGTCCCCGATTACAACTCATGGAAGGGTGCACCATCCCATCCGTACCCTTTTATATTTCATCAGAAGTTGTTTAGATATTCAACGCTTGTGATCGGAGTGATCAAAGCAGTTCGTTTTGTAATCGATACGAGGTGAGATTAAGAACCATGCAACATCAACGACGAGTTTCATTCATGATGCTAGCTTTGCTAGTGCTAGTTCAGACCTCAATATTCGGACAGGATACCGACGCGTCCGGTGTGGTTTGGCATGATGTTCAAGACTGGGGAATTGAAGGCCGGATCTTGCCGAAACATGAGCGTCAGCGTTGGTTCGACCGGTTGCCCGCTTCCGCTGATGGTAAGGTCACCAAGAACGTGTGGAACCTTAGTCGCGATAGTGCCGGTATGATGGTGCGGTTCAAGACCGATGCGCAAGAAATCCATGTACACTACCGACTCAAAGACAGTGGCATCGCGATGCCACACATGCCTGCCACCGGCGTCAGCGGCGTTGATCTCTATGCCAAAGACAAAGACGGCGTCTGGAAATGGGTACAAGTCACCCGGCCAACGCGCCAAGATGTCAAGACGAAGATTATTTCGGGGCTGACTCTAGGTGAACGGGAATACGCGGCATACTTGCCACTCTACAACGGTGTCGAGTACCTCAAAATCGGCGTACCGAAGAATGCGTCTTTCGAAGGGCTCAAGCCACGAGATTCAAAACCTATCATCTTTTATGGTACAAGTATTACCCATGGTGCTTGTGCTAGTCGACCGGGGATGGTGCACACGGCTATTCTAGGTCGATGGCTTGATCGACCCGTTGTGAACTTAGGGTTCTCTGGCAATGGAAAAATGCATGCCGAAGTCGCCGACTATCTCACCGAAACCGATGCAGCGGTTTACGTTATTGACTGTCTACCAAACATGTCGGCGGGAGATGTGGAGAAGCGATGCGTGCCAC
This window encodes:
- a CDS encoding AraC family transcriptional regulator, whose translation is MHQEMTIDVHLPDWMKEAPIDGVIARVDQSTIGPLRQLGVPCVDVRCSGRFPGIPQVETDDRLVAELAFEHLWDRGFRRFAFCGFQFAHYSDTRVQYFRELVEETGCPLSIYETPGERNASLSVLEKSGLVDAEAMSTWLGSLQPPTGLFVCNDIRGQQVLNVCRGVGLAVPDDIGVIGVDDDDAICPLSDPPLSSVRPDAERVGYRAAEILDAMLNGRAVPEVVEYIPPKRVVQRMSTQVSAIEDREVARICRFIREHACDGIDVSDVVQYSTLSRRQLERRFRSELNRTPHEEITNSQIAKVKQLLTETDMTLEQITPLAGYSHKESLSAVFKREVGETPGEYRRRLNSISD
- a CDS encoding SGNH/GDSL hydrolase family protein → MLALLVLVQTSIFGQDTDASGVVWHDVQDWGIEGRILPKHERQRWFDRLPASADGKVTKNVWNLSRDSAGMMVRFKTDAQEIHVHYRLKDSGIAMPHMPATGVSGVDLYAKDKDGVWKWVQVTRPTRQDVKTKIISGLTLGEREYAAYLPLYNGVEYLKIGVPKNASFEGLKPRDSKPIIFYGTSITHGACASRPGMVHTAILGRWLDRPVVNLGFSGNGKMHAEVADYLTETDAAVYVIDCLPNMSAGDVEKRCVPLVKQIRSARPDTPIILVEDRRNTNDWILPSRRAHHDKNHAALKAAYKELKQLGIKNLYYIPGDTLYGDDTEGATDGSHASDLGFMRQAEAFLPVLKDAISQVED